The following are from one region of the Capsicum annuum cultivar UCD-10X-F1 chromosome 1, UCD10Xv1.1, whole genome shotgun sequence genome:
- the LOC107862298 gene encoding uncharacterized protein LOC107862298, whose protein sequence is MGKIGCTIDGYLDDSKFSEPMPWIGIYVAAASAVCAVGMAMDALHGLRRRKFWFPCNFFSLNATTLTLLAVATKLSVDLNTSMPRRQDQLTKLSGAALLCTVIANFMPSLGLMENKELVMNIMALGIFVITAIVNIGIQLATGVIYVFCKEHIALMFLMLVLLLLLISSAVTIPTTKHYLDLKYNNKYKLANKECNIMDTCTTEKLKDELMKFWTMAYTSCPHFVGGRLATCTASGVLCLVSTVIYAEAMCRSYFLHKSFNFCSGDSEYKWSTTLILVTHTVAIGVGTIAPAFRWFIAINIRCPKKANNACKLKLFKVENYWIRILLQWKECPLDFRYCGRHGRKFAHKTKNKLLDFCILMQILMVSLSKLVRLISIFFVSRSLIICRKAIKMPKCNSMVSSLEESGSQASSRPDFSRYALHLEGEEALIDLMMQSNRDVVGHWIGMGKKKQPKHLLRILEKLKSSPGFRGVHEFDSAQIPSLNSEDPPNCWALPVVTLTSIAISLPNVDFHSIKELIRCVHEGLMYIKVVEDNLDAKNDLVNIRRAAELVWLEIDLCYKWLDVDLRKTASEGQIPKGVLEGLSEKAKQRFIESRKKHSTVCPKESPSKWPINMLVANSMYRICQTLLVNCDCIEFENSKIMFDKLSTMITDITGACLTNLQRVISMQCHHGTIQERAKGVRSAILLLGKAENILEILRSQPLPSSAPDQLANIDNWCTLRKEGDYLSCSSSSTSNCTPTSQSSSDLCLTVD, encoded by the coding sequence ATGGGGAAGATTGGTTGTACCATAGATGGCTACTTAGATGACTCGAAATTCAGTGAGCCAATGCCATGGATTGGCATCTATGTAGCAGCAGCATCTGCAGTTTGTGCAGTGGGGATGGCAATGGATGCCCTTCATGGACTGCGGCGTAGAAAATTCTGGTTTCCTTGCAACTTCTTTTCTCTCAACGCTACAACCTTGACACTCCTAGCTGTTGCCACCAAGTTGTCTGTTGATCTAAATACCTCCATGCCTCGCCGACAAGATCAGCTGACAAAACTTAGCGGTGCTGCTTTACTCTGTACGGTAATTGCTAATTTTATGCCTTCTTTAGGACTCATGGAGAACAAAGAGTTGGTGATGAACATAATGGCCTTGGGAATTTTCGTCATCACGGCCATTGTGAACATTGGCATACAATTAGCTACTGGTGTAATCTATGTTTTCTGCAAAGAACATATAGCCCTCATGTTTCTTATGCTTGTTTTGCTTCTGTTACTTATATCCTCAGCCGTGACAATACCAACTACAAAGCATTATTTGGACCTGAAATATAACAATAAGTACAAGTTAGCAAACAAAGAATGCAACATCATGGATACATGCACCACTGAGAAACTCAAGGATGAGCTGATGAAATTTTGGACCATGGCTTATACCTCTTGTCCCCACTTCGTTGGGGGGCGCTTAGCAACATGCACTGCCTCTGGGGTTCTTTGTCTTGTGAGCACAGTAATTTATGCTGAAGCCATGTGTAGGTCTTACTTTCTCCATAAGAGCTTCAACTTTTGTAGTGGAGATTCTGAATACAAGTGGTCCACAACCTTGATTCTTGTAACTCACACAGTGGCAATAGGAGTTGGAACTATTGCACCAGCTTTTAGGTGGTTCATAGCCATAAATATCCGCTGCCCCAAAAAAGCAAATAATGCCTGCAAACTGAAGTTGTTCAAAGTGGAGAACTATTGGATCCGGATCCTGCTTCAGTGGAAAGAATGCCCATTGGATTTCAGATATTGTGGCCGGCATGGTAGAAAATTTGCTCATAAAACCAAGAACAAACTTCTTGATTTCTGCATTCTGATGCAAATTCTGATGGTGTCACTTAGTAAGCTAGTCCGGCTCATTTCCATTTTTTTTGTAAGTCGGTCACTGATTATCTGTCGGAAAGCAATCAAGATGCCAAAATGCAACAGTATGGTGTCGAGTCTCGAAGAGTCAGGGTCCCAAGCCAGTTCAAGACCAGATTTTAGCCGCTATGCTTTGCACCTTGAAGGAGAGGAAGCATTAATTGATTTGATGATGCAAAGCAACCGTGATGTGGTAGGTCATTGGATCGGGATGGGAAAAAAGAAGCAGCCTAAACATCTTCTACGAATTCTGGAGAAACTGAAATCATCACCTGGATTCAGAGGAGTGCATGAATTTGACAGTGCTCAAATTCCTTCTCTAAACTCAGAAGATCCTCCTAATTGCTGGGCTCTCCCTGTAGTAACACTAACAAGCATAGCAATTTCACTTCCAAACGTCGACTTTCATTCAATCAAGGAACTAATCAGGTGTGTGCATGAAGGTCTCATGTACATCAAAGTAGTGGAAGATAACCTGGATGCAAAAAATGACCTAGTAAACATCAGGAGGGCAGCAGAACTAGTGTGGTTAGAAATTGATCTATGTTACAAGTGGCTGGATGTGGATCTCCGCAAGACAGCCTCTGAAGGACAAATTCCAAAAGGAGTGCTTGAAGGTCTCTCCGAGAAAGCAAAGCAGAGATTCATCGAATCCAGGAAGAAACATTCGACTGTTTGTCCAAAAGAATCACCTTCAAAATGGCCTATCAATATGTTGGTGGCCAACAGTATGTACAGAATCTGTCAAACTCTTTTGGTAAATTGTGATTGCATAGAGTTTGAGAACAGCAAAATCATGTTTGACAAATTGTCAACCATGATCACGGACATTACAGGTGCTTGTCTTACCAACCTACAAAGAGTTATATCCATGCAATGCCACCATGGCACCATTCAGGAGAGAGCAAAAGGTGTCCGTTCTGCCATCTTACTTCTAGGAAAAGCGGAGAATATTCTGGAAATTCTTCGTTCGCAGCCACTTCCAAGTTCAGCACCAGATCAATTGGCAAATATTGATAATTGGTGTACACTTAGAAAAGAGGGAGACTATCTCTCCTGCAGTAGTAGTTCAACCTCAAATTGCACTCCAACTTCCCAAAGTTCTTCTGACTTGTGTCTAACAGTGGACTGA